Proteins found in one Zea mays cultivar B73 chromosome 1, Zm-B73-REFERENCE-NAM-5.0, whole genome shotgun sequence genomic segment:
- the LOC103644042 gene encoding tyrosine N-monooxygenase, with translation MALAPSHAHASLAVAPFTVLCTFLALVALLLLHRYRRSNARPSKTRQLHRRLPPGPAGLPIIGSMHCLVSKKPVFRWVHGLLKDMNTKILCLRFGAVHVVVVACPEIAREVFRTNDAALASRPETDACELFSLGYKGASLSPYGEQWRKMRRVLTSEILSASMEQRQQRRRAQEADYLVRSLYSQCCSSASAAASSASSAVVDIRHVARHFSSNMIRSLVFGKRHFGGGAGPGAEEVAHVDALFALLNYVYIFSVSDYVPAAWRWMVAGLDLGGDREAGRSVMRTLSRLHDPIIRERIHEWDGLRERGEKREVRDFLDALVSLVDSQGRPFLSFDEIKAQTAEMMFATIDNPSNAVEWALAEMMNRPEVMQKAMEELDAVVGKDRLVQESDISGLNYLKACVREAFRLHPYHALNLPHVAMEDTVVSGYLVPKGSHVLLSRLALGRNPDVWDAPLRFRPERHLVNDDDGGDNHHVVLTEPDLRFISFSAGRRGCPGVSLGSSITMMLFARLLQGFAWTKPPGVRAIRLEESSASLALAEPLLLQAQPRLPVHLYAASG, from the exons ATGGCGCTAGCACCTAGCCATGCCCATGCATCACTTGCCGTCGCTCCATTCACAGTACTTTGCACCTTCCTTGCCCTTGTTGCCTTATTGCTTCTGCATCGATATCGTCGAAGCAACGCAAGACCGTCT AAAACACGGCAGCTGCACCGCCGGCTGCCGCCAGGCCCGGCCGGGTTGCCGATCATCGGCAGCATGCACTGCCTGGTGTCAAAAAAGCCGGTGTTTCGGTGGGTTCATGGCCTTCTCAAGGACATGAACACCAAGATCCTATGCCTCCGCTTCGGGGCCGTGCACGTCGTGGTAGTCGCCTGCCCGGAGATAGCCCGCGAGGTTTTCAGGACGAACGACGCCGCCCTGGCGTCTCGTCCGGAGACGGACGCCTGCGAGCTGTTCAGCCTCGGGTACAAGGGCGCCAGCCTGTCGCCCTACGGGGAGCAGTGGAGGAAGATGCGGCGGGTCCTCACCTCCGAGATCCTGTCCGCGTCGATGGAGCAGCGGCAGCAGCGGCGGCGAGCGCAGGAGGCCGACTACCTCGTCCGTTCCCTGTACAGCCAGTGCTGCAGCAGCGCCAGCGCAGCCGCATCGTCGGCTAGCTCCGCCGTCGTCGACATACGCCATGTAGCCCGCCACTTCTCCAGCAACATGATCCGGAGCCTCGTGTTCGGCAAGCGGCACTTCGGCGGCGGCGCCGGCCCGGGTGCTGAGGAGGTGGCGCACGTGGACGCGCTCTTCGCGCTGCTCAACTACGTGTACATCTTCTCCGTCTCGGATTACGTCCCCGCCGCGTGGAGGTGGATGGTTGCTGGCCTCGACCTTGGCGGCGACAGGGAGGCTGGCAGGAGCGTGATGAGGACTCTGAGCAGGCTGCATGATCCCATCATACGGGAGAGGATCCATGAGTGGGACGGCCTTCGCGAACGCGGCGAGAAGAGAGAGGTCAGGGATTTCCTTGACGCGCTCGTCTCTCTTGTGGATTCGCAGGGGCGGCCTTTCTTGTCGTTCGACGAGATAAAAGCGCAGACAGCG GAGATGATGTTTGCAACCATTGACAACCCATCGAACGCGGTGGAGTGGGCGCTGGCGGAGATGATGAACAGGCCGGAGGTGATGCAGAAAGCAATGGAGGAGCTGGACGCGGTGGTCGGCAAGGACAGGCTGGTGCAGGAGTCCGACATCTCGGGCCTCAACTACCTGAAGGCGTGCGTGCGGGAGGccttccggctgcacccgtaccaCGCTTTGAACCTGCCGCACGTCGCCATGGAAGACACCGTGGTCTCCGGCTACCTGGTCCCCAAGGGCAGCCACGTGCTGCTGAGCCGGCTGGCGCTTGGGCGGAACCCCGACGTCTGGGACGCGCCTCTCCGGTTCCGGCCGGAGCGACATCTGGtgaacgacgacgacggcggcgacaACCACCACGTGGTTCTCACGGAGCCGGACCTTCGGTTCATCTCGTTCAGTGCGGGCAGGAGGGGGTGCCCGGGGGTGTCACTCGGCAGCTCCATTACGATGATGCTGTTCGCAAGGCTCCTCCAAGGGTTCGCATGGACCAAGCCTCCTGGCGTCCGTGCGATCAGGCTCGAGGAATCCAGCGCAAGTCTCGCACTGGCTGAGCCGCTCCTCTTACAAGCTCAGCCTCGTTTGCCGGTGCATCTCTATGCGGCGTCCGGTTAA
- the LOC103645626 gene encoding uncharacterized protein, which translates to MVLSLRVASLFVMIVLFFHIFIADWWDQYGGDYPELQEFARRIVSQCMSSSGCERNWSTFALVHTKLRNRLSYDKLHKLVYVHYNLKLRIQHYETDMESLEQMKNSKDRNIDPCSIMIDVAMYDEGNPIMEWLCSSRSESLPTLDENDEPESPNRPSGFVLEELGGLNEEEMVLLNSRIGSRRKNVRKRNAEEDIGDDFLSDSSEGAGSPTYDESGDSESNDGGGDDEDGDPSGPSSAARPPTHNGPGQDEQPAALRPRSKRQKKLSIKGLYMLEK; encoded by the exons ATGGTGCTGTCCTTGAGAGTTGCTTCATTATTTGTGATGATTGTCCTATTTTTTCATATTTTCATAGCTGATTGGTGGGATCAATATGGTGGAGACTACCCAGAATTACAAGAGTTTGCACGTCGTATTGTTTCTCAATGCATGTCCTCTAGTGGTTGCGAACGTAATTGGAGTACCTTTGCTTTGGTTCATACAAAATTGAGGAATCGGTTGAGTTATGATAAGTTGCATAAACTAGTTTATGTTCACTACAACTTGAAGTTGCGCATTCAACATTACGAAACTGATATGGAAAGTCTTGAACAAATGAAAAACTCTAAAGATAGGAACATAGATCCATGTAGCATCATGATAGATGTTGCTATGTATGATGAAGGCAACCCGATTATGGAATGGTTGTGTAGTTCTAGGAGTGAATCATTGCCGACACTTGATGAAAATGATGAGCCTGAATCACCTAACAGACCAAGTGGATTCGTTTTAGAGGAGTTAGGAGGATTGAATGAAGAAGAGATGGTTCTTTTAAATTCTAGGATTGGTTCTCGTAGGAAAAATGTTAGGAAAAGGAATGCAGAAGAAGATATTGGAGATGATTTCCTATCAGATAGTAGTGAGGGAGCGGGTAGCCCAACCTATGACGAGTCAGGTGACAGTGAGTCAAATGATG GTGGTGGTGATGATGAAGATGGTGACCCTAGTGGTCCAAGTTCTGCAGCTAGGCCACCAACTCATAATGGTCCTG GTCAAGATGAACAACCAGCCGCTCTCCGTCCAAGATCAAAAAGGCAGAAGAAGCTCTCTATCAAGGGCTTGTACATGCTTGAGAAG TGA